One genomic window of Sodaliphilus pleomorphus includes the following:
- a CDS encoding phosphopantetheine-binding protein translates to MEDLKEQLKRQIIEALNLEEIEPADIDNDSPLFGEGLGLDSIDALELIVLLEKNYGLRLSDPKKGKEIFKSINVLADFVSKHRTK, encoded by the coding sequence ATGGAAGATTTAAAAGAACAATTGAAAAGGCAAATCATCGAGGCGTTGAATCTTGAAGAAATCGAGCCAGCCGATATCGACAACGACAGCCCGCTCTTCGGCGAAGGGCTGGGACTGGACTCGATCGACGCTCTTGAGCTGATTGTACTGCTCGAGAAGAACTACGGCCTGCGCTTGAGCGACCCTAAAAAGGGAAAAGAAATTTTCAAGTCGATAAACGTTCTTGCCGATTTTGTGTCAAAGCATAGAACGAAGTGA
- a CDS encoding beta-ketoacyl-[acyl-carrier-protein] synthase family protein — protein MEEEMDTGEMIAKIGDCIVSPLGYGTGENYEAVKAGKSMLTTYSGWHDVPQPFTASLMDWDQVHSHFLSIANGLASGAQCTRFEQLCLLAITGALATAGIDIASPRVLLVFSSTKGNVELLDSRSPRCPGQSVLLGVTARKIARLLGNPNTPITVSNACISGLCAQIVAMRALESGRYDCAVVTGADVQSRFIVSGFQSFHALSPVACKPFDRDRCGLNLGEAAATIIYKRTAQAHGLWTAARGAIRNDANHISGPSRTGEGSYRALRAVLQGQDLNKIAMVNCHGTSTLYNDEMESIAIDRAGLIDVPVNTMKGYYGHTMGAAGVLEAVLSMHSIDDHTVLATRGFEHLGVSHPVKVSNENRYTAKQEFVKLLSGFGGCNAAILYKKIADETSQQHNNTKEGETSCTG, from the coding sequence ATGGAAGAAGAAATGGATACAGGAGAAATGATTGCCAAGATAGGCGACTGTATTGTGTCGCCCTTGGGCTACGGCACAGGCGAAAACTACGAGGCCGTGAAAGCGGGGAAATCAATGCTCACGACCTACTCGGGATGGCACGATGTGCCCCAGCCTTTCACAGCCTCTCTCATGGACTGGGATCAAGTGCACAGCCACTTTCTCTCAATTGCCAACGGGCTGGCCAGCGGGGCGCAATGCACCCGTTTTGAACAGCTGTGCCTGCTTGCCATCACAGGAGCACTTGCCACTGCCGGCATCGACATAGCCTCGCCCCGCGTGCTGCTGGTGTTTTCCAGCACCAAGGGCAATGTGGAGTTGCTCGACTCACGCAGTCCTCGCTGCCCAGGGCAGAGCGTGCTGCTGGGCGTGACAGCGCGCAAGATTGCCCGCCTGCTGGGGAACCCCAACACGCCCATCACAGTGTCCAACGCCTGCATCTCGGGCTTGTGTGCCCAAATCGTTGCCATGCGCGCCCTGGAAAGTGGCCGTTACGACTGTGCCGTGGTGACGGGAGCCGACGTGCAGTCGCGCTTCATCGTTTCGGGGTTCCAGTCGTTCCATGCATTGTCGCCAGTAGCGTGCAAACCTTTCGACCGCGACCGCTGTGGGTTGAATCTGGGCGAGGCCGCAGCAACTATTATCTACAAGCGCACCGCTCAGGCCCATGGACTGTGGACGGCGGCTCGTGGCGCCATTCGCAACGATGCCAATCACATTTCGGGGCCATCACGCACCGGCGAGGGCAGCTACCGCGCCTTGCGTGCAGTGCTGCAGGGCCAGGACTTGAACAAGATCGCCATGGTCAACTGCCATGGCACGTCGACCCTCTACAACGACGAGATGGAGTCGATAGCTATCGATCGCGCGGGCCTGATCGACGTCCCTGTCAACACAATGAAAGGCTATTATGGCCACACCATGGGTGCAGCCGGTGTGCTCGAAGCTGTGCTGTCGATGCACAGTATCGACGACCATACCGTGCTGGCCACACGCGGCTTTGAGCACCTGGGCGTGTCGCATCCTGTGAAGGTGAGCAACGAGAACCGCTACACTGCCAAGCAGGAGTTTGTGAAACTGCTATCGGGATTTGGAGGCTGCAATGCCGCCATTCTCTACAAGAAAATTGCCGACGAAACATCGCAACAGCATAATAACACAAAGGAAGGAGAAACGTCATGCACTGGGTGA
- a CDS encoding acyl-CoA thioesterase, producing MAQSIHSNTLMASKNLEIRFSEVDSMQFVWHGAYSLYFEDAREAFGKKYGIGYDSIYANGCYAPLVELSFKYERAMRRGTRPRIDIYYRPCDAAKLIFDYQIRDQDTNELYATGHTVQVFLDRNYQLMWTNPPFYAQWKKKWIQEK from the coding sequence ATGGCACAAAGCATACACAGCAACACCCTCATGGCCTCAAAGAACCTGGAAATACGTTTCAGCGAGGTCGACTCCATGCAATTTGTGTGGCACGGAGCCTATTCCCTTTATTTTGAAGACGCCCGCGAGGCATTTGGCAAGAAATACGGCATAGGCTACGACAGCATCTATGCCAACGGCTGCTATGCACCGCTGGTGGAGCTCTCCTTCAAGTATGAACGTGCCATGCGCCGGGGCACCCGTCCCCGCATCGACATCTACTACAGGCCCTGCGACGCTGCCAAGTTGATTTTCGACTATCAAATACGCGACCAGGACACCAACGAGCTCTATGCTACCGGGCACACGGTGCAGGTGTTTCTCGACCGCAACTACCAGCTCATGTGGACCAATCCGCCATTTTACGCACAATGGAAGAAGAAATGGATACAGGAGAAATGA
- a CDS encoding pseudouridylate synthase → MTDYNFNNIDVHELLPQQDPFVMIDRLVHCDTTSTTTRFTVREDNIFAEQGLLNGCALAENMAQTCAARLGFTNKYLLNRPIQLGFIGAIHGMVVNRCPRVGEILTTTIKVKEEIMGLTLVEATITTGGETIASGEMKIAVTDSEMK, encoded by the coding sequence ATGACCGACTACAACTTCAACAACATCGACGTGCACGAGCTCCTGCCCCAGCAAGATCCCTTCGTAATGATCGACCGGCTTGTGCACTGCGACACAACGAGCACCACCACGCGATTCACCGTGAGAGAAGACAACATCTTTGCAGAGCAAGGCCTGCTCAACGGCTGTGCGCTGGCCGAAAACATGGCACAGACCTGTGCAGCCCGACTCGGTTTTACCAACAAGTACCTGCTAAACCGGCCCATCCAACTGGGATTCATAGGCGCCATACACGGCATGGTGGTGAACCGTTGCCCGCGTGTGGGCGAGATACTCACCACGACAATCAAGGTAAAAGAAGAAATCATGGGCCTCACCCTGGTCGAGGCCACAATCACAACAGGTGGCGAGACAATAGCTTCGGGCGAAATGAAAATAGCCGTGACCGACAGTGAAATGAAATAG
- a CDS encoding acyltransferase, with translation MERQWKGNTKGTPWMHRMLIASFKVMNLRFIYAGLAVAVVPCCMLFGHKGYLAQYRYFRQRLGYNRVKAFVAVGKNHYRFGQVIIDRFYMYSGGSFDFTLEHYERYRELEHKEGSFLILSSHTGNYEIAGYTLSARLKRLNALVYSGEAITIMQNRKKELEKNNIAMIPVSDDMSHLFMMSNALDNGEILSIPADRILGSPRYLKCDFMGAKAKFPLGPFALAVQRDLPVLAVQVMKDNVKRYRIIIAEIAPSSDAVKPKDKMQSLAQAYARNLEATLKRYPHQWFNYYDFWK, from the coding sequence ATGGAACGCCAGTGGAAAGGCAACACCAAGGGCACACCCTGGATGCACCGCATGCTCATTGCATCGTTCAAGGTCATGAATCTGCGGTTCATCTATGCAGGGCTTGCCGTGGCCGTAGTGCCATGCTGCATGCTTTTCGGGCACAAGGGCTACCTGGCCCAGTACCGCTACTTCAGGCAACGGCTGGGCTACAACCGGGTAAAAGCCTTTGTTGCAGTAGGGAAAAACCACTACCGCTTCGGGCAGGTCATCATCGACCGCTTCTACATGTACTCGGGGGGCTCTTTCGACTTCACGCTGGAGCACTATGAACGCTACCGAGAGCTGGAGCACAAGGAAGGCAGCTTCTTGATACTGAGTTCCCACACCGGCAACTACGAGATTGCCGGCTACACGCTGAGTGCCAGGCTCAAGCGACTCAACGCCCTGGTATATAGCGGCGAAGCCATCACCATCATGCAAAACAGGAAGAAAGAGCTTGAGAAAAACAACATCGCCATGATCCCTGTGAGCGACGACATGTCGCACCTTTTCATGATGAGCAACGCCCTGGACAACGGGGAGATTTTAAGCATACCAGCCGACCGCATCCTGGGATCTCCCCGGTATTTAAAATGCGATTTCATGGGTGCCAAGGCCAAGTTCCCGCTGGGGCCTTTTGCGCTCGCTGTGCAACGCGACCTGCCCGTGCTCGCTGTGCAGGTGATGAAGGATAACGTGAAGCGCTACCGCATCATCATTGCCGAGATTGCTCCATCCAGCGATGCTGTAAAACCCAAAGACAAGATGCAATCGCTGGCCCAGGCCTATGCCCGCAACCTTGAGGCCACACTCAAGCGCTATCCGCACCAGTGGTTCAACTACTACGATTTCTGGAAATGA
- a CDS encoding acyl carrier protein codes for MERKEIEEKVKHFLIEDLEIDEDKIAPGAKLKDDLGIDSLDYVDIVVIVEKQFGFKIKPEEMAGVATLQQFCDYIESKVNHQ; via the coding sequence ATGGAAAGAAAAGAAATAGAAGAAAAAGTAAAGCATTTTCTCATCGAGGATCTTGAAATAGATGAAGACAAGATTGCCCCGGGGGCAAAATTGAAAGACGACCTGGGCATCGACAGCCTTGACTATGTCGACATCGTGGTCATTGTCGAGAAACAGTTCGGCTTCAAGATAAAGCCCGAAGAAATGGCCGGTGTCGCCACCCTGCAACAATTTTGCGACTACATCGAGAGCAAAGTCAATCACCAGTAA